ACCGCACAAAAACAAGTTAAACAGTTTGATACCGGTTTATTGGCTGATGCAAAAAAACTGCTGGACGGAAAGGTTTATAGTTACAAACGCGGCGAAACCACTTTTCTTGATGTATTAAATGCACAGCGAACTTATAACGAAACGCAACTTAGTTATCATGAAACCCTTTACAATTATGCTGCAGCTTTAGTAGAACTGGAAAAAACAGCGGGTATCTGGGATATTAATTTTTAAAATAATTCTGAAACAATGAAAAAAATCTATATAATTTTATTCCTGTTTTGTTTCTGCTAAAAGTCAGCGCACAGCAAACAGGACTTGCTTTTGGCATTAGCGGCGGCATAAACGGGTCTTCATTAAATGGCCACAATGTAGACAGTTTATCGACTGGCGGGGCACTAAAAAGTTTAACCAGCCAAACCATTGGAATTACTCTTGATAATAAATTATCAAAATACTTTGGATTAAAACACGAGGTATTTTACAGTCGGAAATTGATTTCACTTCAATTAAATGATACGCTAAACGGCGATTATAAAAGTAAGTTTAAACGCCAGTATATTGAATTATTTCCCGTCAGTCCTGCTTTTTATTACAAAGGAATACAACTATTTGCAGGTCCTTACATTGGAATATTACTAAATGCTTCCCTGCAGCGCAAGGATACCGATGGAAATTTATATACTGATAAATCACTCTACGGTAATGGTACAACACCAAGTAAATACAGTCAAAAAATGGATGCCGGATTCACTGCTGGTTTAAACTATGAATTTTCAAATGGTATTCGTTTAGGCGGCAGATACATTCAAGGATTTGTTCCTCTTATCGAAAATGCTAATACCAATTCACAATGGAAGATTTACAATGAAAGTTTCTTTGTTACCATTGGATATACTTTTAAAAATAAATAAACGCTACATAACATTAAAAAAAAAATATTCTTATCATATCTATTTATATAAACTAGGGGCAAAATTAAACGCGAAATTAAATGTTTTTTTACCCCAATTCACATAAGAAAGTTCATAAGACCAATGAAGGGGTATACTAAAGTGTATGTCAATCTTCATGTATTCCATAAATTTTATTGTAATTTGTCCCGTAGTCATAAGGAGACAACTAGCAATAGCTGTCTCCTTTCTATATAAAAATATGTAGATTTTGCAAATCTTGTTTGGCCCAGTCGTGTAATTCGAAGATCTGTAGTATTCAATATTATTTGTGCGTTTTAATATTTATAATATATTTATAAAACAAAAGAATAATATTATTACATCTTCACAACAGCGGATAATACCATTATTTATAATTTTCAGCAGAAAATGGCAAAGAAGCAGGAATTACAGATACTTATACTATCTTTGGTTTATCGTAATTTTTTGATATTAAATACAGTAATTCCAAAATAAATTAGCTTTGTTCCCCATCTGCCAAGGCTCTTTCTTTTTAAACCATTATCTTTTTCATTTTATCGGTCAGCTTATCTATAAAAGCCTGTTTGTCTTTCTTGATCTCTCTTAAAAATTCGATATGATCCTCAGAAAGCATAAAATACTTTTCGCCCCAGATATACATCTCGATCAATACTGGAAGCAGATCGATGCCCTTCTCAGAGAGTTGATATAAAAATTTTACTTTGCTTTCGGGGTGATCCAGCTTTACAATAATCCCCGCGTCTTCAAGAGTTGACAATCTTGCCGCAAGGATATTGGTCGCAATTTTTTCATCCGATTTCAAAAAATCTCCATAAGTGCACTTCTTATAATACATCAGGTCACGAACAATTAAAAGTGACCATTTATCTCCAAACAAATCAAGCGAACTGCTCACTGGACAGCCTGATCTTTTTTTAATTTCTTTCATTATTTTTAACCACTTGCATTTTGCAAGTAAATTTATTTATATTTGTACTTTCAATTTGCAAGTAAAATTACAAAAAATTAACCAAAACGACTCAATTATGATTTTTACGACACACAAAATTACAAACGGATACTGGAAAATCACTTTCAACAATCCACCAATCAATATGTTTGATACCGAATTTTCCAAACAGCTAATGACTGTGATGGACGAACTGGAGTCAAATGAAAACCTGAAAGTTGTCGTCTTTGAAAGTGAAAATCCAGACTTTTTTGTTGCTCATGTCGAACTGCTAAATGTTGGAAACTTTCCAAAAGGAACCGGAAAAACAGGTCTTTCGATAGCATGGCCCGATATTGCGCGCAGACTGGAAATTGCCCCTTTTGTGACCATAGCTTCGATCCGAGGCCGCGCCAGAGGGCTTGGAAGTGAATTTGCACAAGCATTTGACTTACGCTTCGCCAGCAGGGAGAAGGCATTCTTGGCTCAGGTAGAAATAGGGATCGGCTCATTTCCCGGCGGCGGAGGACTGGAACGCCTGCATCTGCTTACAGGACGCAGCAGAGCACTTGAGATTATTTTGAGCGGTAAAGATTATGATGCAGATACAGCCGCTTTATACGGCTGGGTGAACCGCTCAATTCCAGATGCTGAACTGGATGAATATGTAGAGAAATTTGCAAAGCGTATAGATTCATTTGACAAAAAGCCAATTGCTGCCATAAAACAAATTATGAACCAAAGAGCTAAACTACCATCAAATGAAGAAATTTTAGACACACAAATTAAATTCTTTGCTTCACTCGAGGAGCCGGAAGCGCGAGGCCGCATTAAAAATCTACTTGAAAGAGGACTCCAGCAGAATGGCGATCTGGAACTAAATCTTGCTGATAACATCTAAAATATGAAAGCATCCATCTTACGAAAATACGGCAAACAGAAAAATTATTTCTCAGCATGTAAAAATACCTGAAACTGGAGATTATGAGGTATTGGTGGAAATTAGTGGAAACCAGCTCTAAAGTAAGCCGTTTTAAAATTGAGGATCAGATTTATGGACGGGCAGTTGATTTTATATCGGTTCCTTCGCTGAATATATTGCTGTGAATGAAAATGATCCTGCGTTGAACCCTAAAAATATATCAATGGAACAGACGAATTTACCCGAAAGCAAGCCAATTTCTTTTAATCATTCATAAGATGATTTGCAAATTATTCAGTAAGGGCACAAAGTCAAATGACGCCAATTGAATACAATTGGCGTCATTTTTTACTTATACTATAAAGTATCATTGAAATATTTTATTTTATTCTGCTATCGGTTTTAAAATGTCCGAAAACGTCGGTGGCTTTTCGATAGTTGCAGCCTTCCAGAGATTGTTCTCTCCACCGATTCTAAAAGTACTAAAATTAATGTTTTACGGCTTAAAAAAATTATGTTTTTACTGCCTCGCATAACGGGAAACCCTGTTAAGGGTAGTGTATTTAATTGCGGAGCTTTAATAATTCTTTGATAGCTGTGTCTAATACTGGATCATTCCTGTTTAGCAAATCATTTTGAGTATTTAGAACATAAATGTCAACAGGTGCACCGATTCCTTCATAACAAATCATTTTGTTGTCGTAGTACCGTTCATTAGAGAGTGAAATAAGCCACCCATTCGGAAGTGTAAAGCCATACATATTTGAGTAAATGCCTCGTGTATTTGAACCGACAATTTTTACATTAGGCAGTTCTCTCATTATCGAAGCAAATAAATCTCCGGCGCTTACTGTTTTGTCATTCGTTAAAACTACAACAGGTTTTGTAAATTGAAAAACACCTTTAGGCTCAGTGTACCAAGTTTCAAGCTGCCCAAAATCTTCATACCCTCCCTTTCTTATTCTTGTTTTTTTATGCATGCCAATTACTTTACTAGCTGTAAATCTGCCTGCAACTTCATAAGCAAATTCATCATTACCCCCAATATTATCTCTTACATCTACGATAATTGATTTCACATCTTTAAAACTTGCAAACAGCGTATCCAATAGCTTACCTGCAACTACTGCATCAGGCACATTATCAGAATCTTGATTAACGAAGCATCTGTTGAAACGCAGGTATCCAATACCATTTGAAAACGAATAAGCGAACAGAGGTACATGATTAAATTCAGGACCTGCGTATTGCAGCGCTGCAAATTTTTTTTGAGATAAGGAAGAATTTACCATTTGCCAAAACTTAGTACGTAAACTATCTGTTGGGAACTCTTTTACGAACTGCGAAGGTTTCACGGATTTGAATTGCTTTATTCCTGGAACGATAACATTGATATGATTGTCATTAAAAGGAGCCAGCATCTGAGAAAAAACCGTATACAAAGAATCATCAGAAGTATTGACGTTTATCAGTGGCCTATATTTTTGATAGGTGGCATGCCAGTCAATATTCCTTAACTTAAAGAAGGCATAGTTGTCTTCGAAAGTATGCCATAACACTTCGAAGTTTAATTCCGGTTTTGAAATAGTAGTGTCCTTCGGATATGACACCAGATTTTGAGCGTTAGTTATATTTACGGTGAAAATTAACAAAATCAAATAGCTAAAAATTTTCATATTTTTTTAATGATTAAATTTTGATTCAAATTAGTGCTAACGTTCTGGCACTAAACGAGTTTTTCAACTAAAGATGCGAGATTTTTCCGTTATTCACAAATTTTCCAAGTACAAAACCAAGAATTAAGTCAATTTAACCTCAATTGAAAGACAATTAATGAGTTAAATTAAAATATTATTTTTATTAGTACGGAAAATGGTTCATAAATTATTCAGTAAGAATCACTAAAAGAGACAACTAATTACTAGTTGTCTCTTTCTTTATTTTTCTTGATTTATTAATTGATTAATCATGCCGTTAAAAATAAAACCATGAAAAGGCAGTACAGCGTACCAATAAAGTTTACCTGCCAATCCTTTCGGCCTGAAAGTTGCCGCTTGATATAAGGTGTTGTTGAAAATTTTAAATTCAAGCCATGCTTCGCC
This is a stretch of genomic DNA from Flavobacterium endoglycinae. It encodes these proteins:
- a CDS encoding outer membrane beta-barrel protein, translated to MFLLKVSAQQTGLAFGISGGINGSSLNGHNVDSLSTGGALKSLTSQTIGITLDNKLSKYFGLKHEVFYSRKLISLQLNDTLNGDYKSKFKRQYIELFPVSPAFYYKGIQLFAGPYIGILLNASLQRKDTDGNLYTDKSLYGNGTTPSKYSQKMDAGFTAGLNYEFSNGIRLGGRYIQGFVPLIENANTNSQWKIYNESFFVTIGYTFKNK
- a CDS encoding enoyl-CoA hydratase/isomerase family protein; translation: MIFTTHKITNGYWKITFNNPPINMFDTEFSKQLMTVMDELESNENLKVVVFESENPDFFVAHVELLNVGNFPKGTGKTGLSIAWPDIARRLEIAPFVTIASIRGRARGLGSEFAQAFDLRFASREKAFLAQVEIGIGSFPGGGGLERLHLLTGRSRALEIILSGKDYDADTAALYGWVNRSIPDAELDEYVEKFAKRIDSFDKKPIAAIKQIMNQRAKLPSNEEILDTQIKFFASLEEPEARGRIKNLLERGLQQNGDLELNLADNI
- a CDS encoding winged helix-turn-helix transcriptional regulator; the protein is MKEIKKRSGCPVSSSLDLFGDKWSLLIVRDLMYYKKCTYGDFLKSDEKIATNILAARLSTLEDAGIIVKLDHPESKVKFLYQLSEKGIDLLPVLIEMYIWGEKYFMLSEDHIEFLREIKKDKQAFIDKLTDKMKKIMV
- a CDS encoding S41 family peptidase, yielding MKIFSYLILLIFTVNITNAQNLVSYPKDTTISKPELNFEVLWHTFEDNYAFFKLRNIDWHATYQKYRPLINVNTSDDSLYTVFSQMLAPFNDNHINVIVPGIKQFKSVKPSQFVKEFPTDSLRTKFWQMVNSSLSQKKFAALQYAGPEFNHVPLFAYSFSNGIGYLRFNRCFVNQDSDNVPDAVVAGKLLDTLFASFKDVKSIIVDVRDNIGGNDEFAYEVAGRFTASKVIGMHKKTRIRKGGYEDFGQLETWYTEPKGVFQFTKPVVVLTNDKTVSAGDLFASIMRELPNVKIVGSNTRGIYSNMYGFTLPNGWLISLSNERYYDNKMICYEGIGAPVDIYVLNTQNDLLNRNDPVLDTAIKELLKLRN